In Hirundo rustica isolate bHirRus1 chromosome 4, bHirRus1.pri.v3, whole genome shotgun sequence, a genomic segment contains:
- the LOC120751836 gene encoding retinoic acid-induced protein 3-like — MGVLSPTSSALQLLKIPRRASAELLPGRGSRSGGARLLVSLKSAAPSRSVPAAFTRRDPESFGEIVQEGKRMTTPHPPGCGSIGADYYLLCDTEKAWGIVLESLAAAGILITIFLICSLFFLICKVQDNSKRHMISVYFFFLLGTLGVFGLTFAFIIKLNDRTRPTRFFLFGVIFALCFSCLLTHACNLNKLVRGRKPFSWRVLLLFIVSFALVQVVISIEYLVTMLVNQREEFLNMARENTNKDFVMLLIYVLFLMALTFLVSMFTFCGSYKSWKRHGAHIFVTVLFSIAIWVVWITMLVKGNTVLDKEMWDDPVVAIALVSNGWIFLIMYIVPEICFLTAPLKLEDYPPENDFCQPKFIKQATGVDNRAYTQDEIVQGELSYSPYASHFQMKAIEPQNDFSIPRPKARTSPYHDYTGGKSPM; from the exons ATGGGCGTGCTCAGCCCCACCTCCTCAGCCCTCCAGCTGTTAAAGATCCCAAGGAGGGCGAGCGCGGAGCTGCTGCCCGGCCGGGGTTCCAGGAGCGGAGGCGCCCGGTTACTGGTGAGCTTGAAAAGTGCCGCTCCTAGTCGGAGCgtccctgctgccttcaccAGGCGGGACCCAGAAAG CTTTGGAGAGATTGTTCAAGAGGGCAAGAGAATGACAACACCACATCCCCCAGGCTGTGGCAGCATTGGTGCCGACTACTACCTGCTCTGTGACACAGAGAAGGCCTGGGGGATTGTCCTGGAGTcactggctgcagcaggcaTCCTCATCACCATTTTCCTCATCTGCTCGCTCTTCTTCCTTATCTGCAAAGTCCAAGACAACAGCAAGCGGCACATGATCTCcgtctattttttctttcttttaggcACACTCGGTGTTTTCGGTCTCACTTTTGCCTTCATCATTAAACTCAATGACAGGACTCGTCCCACTCGCTTCTTCCTATTTGGAGTCATCTTTGCTCTCTGCTTCTCGTGCCTCCTCACCCATGCCTGCAACCTCAACAAACTAGTGAGAGGAAGAAAGCCCTTCTCCTGGcgagtgctgctgctcttcattGTTTCCTTTGCCCTGGTACAAGTTGTGATCAGCATTGAATACTTAGTCACCATGTTAGTAAACCAGAGAGAAGAATTCCTGAATATGGCTCGGGAGAATACCAACAAGGACTTTGTCATGCTTCTAATCTATGTGCTCTTCCTGATGGCTCTGACCTTCTTGGTTTCCATGTTCACATTCTGTGGGTCATATAAAAGCTGGAAGAGGCATGGGGCGCACATCTTTGTCACTGTCCTGTTCTCCATTGCCATTTGGGTAGTGTGGATCACTATGCTCGTAAAAGGCAACACGGTTTTAGACAAAGAAATGTGGGATGATCCTGTTGTGGCCATTGCTCTGGTGTCCAATGGCTGGATTTTCCTGATAATGTATATTGTTCCTGAAATTTGTTTCCTCACTGCTCCTCTGAAGCTAGAGGACTACCCTCCAGAAAATGACTTCTGCCAACCCAAGTTCATAAAGCAGGCGACTGGAGTGGACAACCGTGCCTACACCCAAGATGAAATTGTGCAAG GAGAACTCAGCTACTCGCCGTACGCTTCTCACTTTCAGATGAAG GCCATTGAACCCCAGAATGATTTCTCCATCCCTCGCCCCAAGGCCCGGACAAGCCCGTACCATGACTACACTGGTGGGAAAAGCCCCATGTAG